The Microbacterium phyllosphaerae region CTCGTCGTCGGCGGGGCCATCGGCACCGTGCTGGCGGTCGGGCTGACGACCACGACCGTGGTGAACGCCGTATCCACAGAGACGGAGAAGAACCGTATCGAGACCTACGGTCAGACGGTGAGCGTCGACGGGCGGGCGATGAACGTGGTCGTCGCCGGCGAGGGCGAGCAGGACGTCGTGCTGCTCCCCGGGTTCGGCACGGCGTCTCCCGCCCTCGATTTCGAGCCTCTGATCTCGCAGCTCGCGCGGGATCACCGCGTCATCGTGGTCGAGCCGTTCGGCTACGGTCTCAGCGACGGCACCGACAGCGAGCGGACGACCGACAACATCGTGGATGAGATCCACCAGGCGCTGCAGTCGCTCCACGTCGACCGCTACGTGTTGATGGGGCACTCGATCGCAGGGCTCTACGCGATCGAGTACACGAACAGGTACGCCGACGAGGTGACGGCATTCGTCGGGATCGACACCAGCGTGCCGGGGCAGCCGAACATGGACACGGTCTTCCCCACCGGCCTGTTGGCCGCAGCGAAGAACCTCGGCCTGATCCGCCTGGTCTCCAGCGCAGCCGGAGACGGTCTCGACGGCCTCGCCTACGACGACCGCACGCGCGAGCAGATGTCGCTTTTCAGCAACCGGAACTCCCTCAGCCCGACCTATCTCGACGAGATGACGCACATCAGGACCAACTTCGCGGATGCCGCGGGCACCGAGTTCCCCGCCGGACTCCCTCTCCTGCTGTTCGTGGTGGCCGACAACGCCGGCAATCCGGACTGGATCGACCTTCACGAACGTCAGGCGGCGACGGTCGACGACGGAACCGTCATCCCCCTCGACGGCGAGCACTACCTGCATCACACGCACGCACCCGAGATCGCCGACGGGTTCCTGCAGTGGGAGGCCGACCGTCTCCTCGACGCCGACTGACCCGGCGCGACGCGCCTCGGTGAACCGGGAGTCAGCGGGTGCATCGGGGTAGCGTGAGCGGATGATCAGAGCACTGGCGCGTTGGATCCTCGCACTCGCACTGGGTGCGATCGGCATCGTCCACTTCGTGAGCACCCGCGGCTTCCGGGTCGTCGTGCCGGACTGGGCCACGAAGGCCACGCGTCTCGACAAGGACGCGATCGTGATCGCCTCGGGCGCCGCCGAGGTCGCGCTCGCGGCCGGACTCCTCGTGCTGCCGAAGGAGCGACGACGCATCGGAATCGCGACCGCCGCGTTCTTCGTGGCCGTGCTCCCCGGGAACGTGCACCAGTGGCGCACGCATCGTTCGACTCCCGGTCTCGACACCGAGGCGCGGCGCTTCGGCCGGCTGTTCCTCCAGCCGCTGCTCGTGCTGTGGGCCCTGTGGGCGACTGCTCCCGATCCTCTCCCGGCGGGCCGCCGGCGGCCTAGCCGCTGAGACAGACGGCACGCAACCCCTGCCCGCCGATTCCGCCGCGCGGGCGAGAATGGAGCCATGGCTTCCCCCTCGATCGTGTGGCTCCGTGACGACCTCCGCCTCGCCGACAACCCGGCCCTGCGGGCAGCGATCGATCGAGATGAGCCGATCGTCGTGCTCTACGTGCTCGATGAGGAGTCCCCCGGCATCCGCCCGCTCGGTGGCGCCGCACGCTGGTGGCTGCATCACTCGCTCACCTCGCTCCGAGAGCGACTCCTCGAGATCGGGGCCACGTTGACCCTGCGCCGCGGACCCGCCGCACGCGTCGTCCGCGAGGCCGTCGCGGACGCGGGGGCGACAGCCGTGTTCTGGAACCGTCGCTACGGGGGCGCGGAACGCGAGATCGACGCCGCCCTGAAGACGTCTCTCCGCGAAGGCGGCCTCGAGGTGGCATCCTTCGCCGGTTCCCTGCTGCACGAGCCGTGGACGGTCAAGACCGGAGGCGGCACCCACTTCTCCGTCTTCACGCCGTTCTGGCGCGCATGCCTCGCGCTCCCCGCGCCCCGTGCACCGCTCCCCGCGCCCCGGAGTCTCGACGGGATGTCGCCTGCCCCCGCATCCGACGATCTCGACGACTGGGATCTTCTGCCGACGAGTCCGGATTGGGCGGGCGGACTGCGCGAGACCTGGGAGCCGGGTGAGCCCGCGGCACGAGCCCGTCTGCGCGCCTTCCTTCAGGACGACATCGGCGCGTACGACAGAGCGCGGGACGAGCCGTCCGCCGGCGCCACCGCCCTGCTCTCGCCCCGTCTGCGCTGGGGCGAGCTGAGCCCGTTCACCGTCTGGCACGAAGCGGTCGACGCGCACGGAGCCGCGGGCTTCCTGTCGGAGCTGGGCTGGCGCGAGTTCGCGTGGCACACCGTGTTCCACTCCCCCGATCTGGCGACCGTGAACCTTCGCCGTCAGTTCGACGCGTTCCCGTGGCCGCCCCTCGACACGCACCATCTCGAGGCGTGGCAGCGCGGCGACACCGGCGTGCCTCTGGTGGATGCCGGAATGCGCGAGCTGTGGCACACCGGTTTCATGCACAACCGCGTGCGGATGGTCACCGCGTCGTTCCTCGTCAAGAACCTCCTGATCGACTGGCGGCGCGGCGAGGAGTGGTTCTGGGACACGCTGGTCGACGCCGACGGCGCGAGCAACCCGTTCAACTGGCAGTGGGTCGCCGGGTCGGGTGCCGACGCCGCGCCGTACTTCCGCGTCTTCAACCCGGAGCTGCAGGCCAAGAAGTTCGACCCCCACAGGCTGTACATCTCGGAGTGGGCATCGGATGCTCCGACAGAGCCGATCGTGGACCTCGCCGCCACGCGCAAGGCCGCGCTCGACGCCTATGACGTCGTCAAGCGCTCCTCACGACAGGACGCATGATCGCGGCACAGGCCGCTCAGGAGGCGTAGCGCTCCACGCGCAGCACGCAATCGAGCGCCTCGTCCTCCACGGCGACCGTGGTCTCCCAGTCGGCGCTCGCCCCGGCGGCGATCGGCTCGACATCGACCTGCGTCAGCGACCGTGTGTCGCCGCCCTGGGTCAGAAGCGACACGTAGATCCGGTACGACGCGTCCGCATCGCTCGAATTCGTGACGGATCCGGCGACCTCCCAGTGGTCGCCGGCGAGCTCGCAGGTCTTGACCTCGGCATCCGCGAGCGCCCCCTCGAGCCCCTCTCCGGAGCCGGGCGTGTCCTGGATGTCCGTGATCCCGGCCTCGGCGGGTTCCGTCGCTGTCGGCGTCGGCTTCGGGTCCGGTGCCGAGTCGGTGCATCCGGCGAGCACCAGGCCGAGAGTCACGGCGATGCCGGCCACGACGACCCCCTTGGTCGCCGTACGGCGTCCTGCGGTGGACGGGGTGGTTGAGCTCGAGTTCAGCATCGTGTCGCCTTTCAGTACGGATTGCTAGGAGGAGAGGTCATGGGGCCGCATCGACCGGCGACGCCGGGCGGCGAGCAGGAGCACGAGGCCCGCGAGCAGAAGCAGCGCGGACCCTCCCACGAGAGGCAGGGGATCGCCGCCACCTGTGAAGGGGAGCAGATCGATCGGCACGATCTGCGCGGGCTGCGGAAGGTTCACGGCATCCGAGGCCACATCGAGCACCTGCACACCCGACTGCGCCTCCACACTGGTCACCACGGCACGGGACGTTACCACGGTGCCCTCCATCGAGGGGGTGATGACCACGCTGGCCGTCGCGGTGACGCTCTGCCCGGGGAGCAGCACGCCGGGCTCGCCGGGCCAGGTGTAGACGATCGACGAGAGTCCGGGGTACGGATCCGTGATGCGCACGCCCGTGAGGGTCGTGGTCCCGGTGTTCGTCGCGGTGTAGCGGAAGATGAGCGCGTCGCCCGCGAAACCCTTCTGTCCGTCCTTCACCGAGATGCTCATACCGAGGCGGATGCTCGGGGCGTCGGGAACATCCACCCGAACCGAGTCGGCGTCGTCGGTCGTCGTGCCGCCGGGCGCTGTGCCGACCGCGGAGGCGGTGTTGTCGACGTGCTGTCGCACGACGTCTGCCGACGTGATCACGTAGTCCGCGGTCATCGTGACGCTCTGGCCGGAGGCCAGCATCCCGGGCGTACCGGGCCAGTTCACGGTCGGGGAACCGAGGCCGGCGAGGTCATCCGTGATCGCGACGTCGGACAGCGTGACGTTGCCTGTGTTGGTGACCGTGACCAGGTATCGGATTCCGCCGCCCTGCTGCGCTGCTCCGGTGAGCTCGGCGGTCTTGACGAGGGTGAGCGCGGGGGCGGCGGCGATGACCGTCTCTGCGACGGTCTCATCACGGACGACCGTGCCTGCGCCGTCACCTGTGGTGACCGCCGGCGACGTGATCCGCCCGGCATCGACATCCGCCTGGGTCAGGATGTAGGTGGCCGTCGCGGTCGCCGACTGTCCGGGGGCCAGTACGCCGATCTCTCCCGGCCACGCGATGCCGAGTCCCGTGATCCAGACCTGGCCATCGGCGAGCGTCACGCCGCGGAGCGTGATGTTGCCGGTGTTCGTGATGGTGAAGGTGTAATCGACGACGTCGCCGGGGCGCCCGGTGGCACCCTGGGCGAGCACCTGGGACTTCTCGATGTCGATCGAGGGTGCGGAACCGATCGTCGTCACGACCGACTCGGGCGACTCGTC contains the following coding sequences:
- a CDS encoding alpha/beta hydrolase, which codes for MRRSLRRALVVGGAIGTVLAVGLTTTTVVNAVSTETEKNRIETYGQTVSVDGRAMNVVVAGEGEQDVVLLPGFGTASPALDFEPLISQLARDHRVIVVEPFGYGLSDGTDSERTTDNIVDEIHQALQSLHVDRYVLMGHSIAGLYAIEYTNRYADEVTAFVGIDTSVPGQPNMDTVFPTGLLAAAKNLGLIRLVSSAAGDGLDGLAYDDRTREQMSLFSNRNSLSPTYLDEMTHIRTNFADAAGTEFPAGLPLLLFVVADNAGNPDWIDLHERQAATVDDGTVIPLDGEHYLHHTHAPEIADGFLQWEADRLLDAD
- a CDS encoding DoxX family protein — its product is MIRALARWILALALGAIGIVHFVSTRGFRVVVPDWATKATRLDKDAIVIASGAAEVALAAGLLVLPKERRRIGIATAAFFVAVLPGNVHQWRTHRSTPGLDTEARRFGRLFLQPLLVLWALWATAPDPLPAGRRRPSR
- a CDS encoding cryptochrome/photolyase family protein → MASPSIVWLRDDLRLADNPALRAAIDRDEPIVVLYVLDEESPGIRPLGGAARWWLHHSLTSLRERLLEIGATLTLRRGPAARVVREAVADAGATAVFWNRRYGGAEREIDAALKTSLREGGLEVASFAGSLLHEPWTVKTGGGTHFSVFTPFWRACLALPAPRAPLPAPRSLDGMSPAPASDDLDDWDLLPTSPDWAGGLRETWEPGEPAARARLRAFLQDDIGAYDRARDEPSAGATALLSPRLRWGELSPFTVWHEAVDAHGAAGFLSELGWREFAWHTVFHSPDLATVNLRRQFDAFPWPPLDTHHLEAWQRGDTGVPLVDAGMRELWHTGFMHNRVRMVTASFLVKNLLIDWRRGEEWFWDTLVDADGASNPFNWQWVAGSGADAAPYFRVFNPELQAKKFDPHRLYISEWASDAPTEPIVDLAATRKAALDAYDVVKRSSRQDA